TTTTACGATTTCTTCTTCTCTGTTTTCCTCATAAATTTTAAGGTCTTCAACAAGACTATTGCCTTCACTGTCGGTAACAAAAGTCATTTTTTTAGATTTCCTAAAATGATCTATTACCAAATTTCGTGATATTCTTACAATCCATTGATAAAACTTTCCTTCTTCATGATATTTGCCACTTTTTAAAGTGTTTACAATTTTTACAAAAGAATCTTGGAAAATATCCTCTGCAAGAGCTCTGTTTTTTACGAGAAATAAAATATATGAAAATAACTTTGCCTGATGACGGTTTATTAAAATTCTTAAACTATTTTCATCACCATTAATATAATCATTTACAAGTTCTCTGTCGCTAATTAATTGTTTTCTCATACCTCTAACTTTTGTGTGTGTCAATTTTTAAATAAATTTTTTGTGTAGAGGTGTATCGATGGGCTATTTTTGTTTTTTATTAAACATTTTTTTACACTGCTAAGATATGTTAATTATTAATTAAATACAAATTTATTTTATATTTTTTTAAATTTAACGTCTAAATCGTATTTTTAAGTGATAGAAATAAAATACTATCTTATTGAAAATGAATAACATCATAACAGAATTGTAATTCTCAACATGCTTTGAGAAAGCAAAAGAAATAAAAAAATAGAAATTGGTACTACTCAATGATAAATTTTGGGTTCTTATTTTTGGTTCTATGTCAAATACTGTGGGTAATCAAATTTGCCACAGATTCACAGATTACAAAATTATTCTTTTTGTAATTAGTGTTTGTCCATAATGTCCGATCTCTGCGTTATGTTCGTCTTTAAAGCAATCATCCGTACGAGCTCCTTGATTTTAAAGACTTCACAAGGCTTGAACTCGAACATTCTGAACTAAACACCCTACTTTATAGACATCTACTAATTAATGAATTTTCGCCAAATCCAGATATATCTGGACTAAAGGACATATACTTCGACTGCACATAATTTGAGATTTGGCACTATGTTTAACATATTGATTATTATTTGTTTACACGGTATAGCAAAACGTAGTTTATGACCGCTCTGCATATATCTTATTAGAATATTTCATATAAATTAATATTAATCTGTGAATCTGTGGCTTTAATTTTTTTTACTCACACAAATTAACATAGAACCTTATTTTTCAAGAAGAAAGAATAAAAAAGAAACATTTTTAATTTTGGAGAGTTTTCTAAGAGGCACTACTTACTTTTGCAGTAAATATTTTTGACCTATTAATTTTACTACCTTTGAAAAAGATGAACGACAAAGACCTAAATCAACTTAACCCGCAAGAGTTTTTGCTTGTTAAAAATGTACATCAAAACAATCTTAAAAATCTTAACCTTGCGATACCTCATAGAAAAATTATTGTTGTTACCGGTGTTTCAGGTTCTGGTAAATCTTCACTTGCTTTTGAAACACTTTATGAAGAGGGTAGAAGAAGGTATGTTGAAAGTCTTTCGTCTTATGTAAGGCAGTTTTTAGGAAAAATTAAAAAACCTAAAGTTGATTTTATAAAAGGATTACCTCCTGCCATTGCTATCGAACAAAAAAAATCAACTTCAAATTCTCGCTCAACTGTTGGTACTGTTACTGAAATTTATCATTATCTAAAACTTTTTTATGCTCGTATTGGCAAAACATATTCTCCTATTTCAGGAAAGGAAGTGAAACGAGACAATATTGATGATATTGTTGATAGCATTTGTAGGAAAAAGGACGGTAGCAAAATAAAAATATTATCTTTAATTAAGTGTGAAAACGGAAGAAGATGGCATGAAGAGCTTTCGATTTTATTACAGAAAGGATTTTCACGATTGCTAATAAATAATGAAATTTCTAAAGTTGAAGATATTCTTGAGGAGATTGAAAAAAAAGAAAGAGTAAAAAAGATTGAAAAGGAACTTGATAAAAATGCTTTCATCCTTATTGACCGTATTGTTTTAAAGAAA
The DNA window shown above is from Bacteroidota bacterium and carries:
- a CDS encoding sigma-70 family RNA polymerase sigma factor, producing MRKQLISDRELVNDYINGDENSLRILINRHQAKLFSYILFLVKNRALAEDIFQDSFVKIVNTLKSGKYHEEGKFYQWIVRISRNLVIDHFRKSKKMTFVTDSEGNSLVEDLKIYEENREEEIVKDETIRKLKIMIHKLPTEQKEVLILRHYANLSFKDISDLTGVSINTSLGRMRYALINLRRIIEKNNIDI